The Nitrospirota bacterium genome has a window encoding:
- a CDS encoding bifunctional riboflavin kinase/FAD synthetase: MSAKFLKKIDEARNLPYPVLALGNFDGVHIGHQAILKKVVERAAAVKGTSIAFTFEPHPIKVLFPDRPLELLSSQEEKLGLIENRGIERIYVIDFTKEFSNQSPREFVKTFLVDGLKIREVFVGSNYGFGKGRSGNVDSLRQYGEEFGFTVNVVTPVRLNGQIVSSSLIRKLLLEGSVDEVVPFLGRPYLLEGEVVEGEMRGRTLGYPTANLLPGDKLIPKDGVYAVTVQVGQNILPGIVYIGTQPTFQKSKRQIEVHLFDYSNKLYGEQLKVYFYGKVRGEIKFPDKDSLVRQIEKDIMTAKNILKSIMC, encoded by the coding sequence ATGAGCGCAAAATTTCTGAAAAAAATTGATGAGGCCCGGAATCTCCCCTATCCGGTTCTTGCGCTTGGAAATTTTGACGGCGTGCATATCGGGCATCAGGCCATTTTAAAAAAAGTGGTTGAACGGGCTGCGGCGGTGAAGGGGACGTCGATTGCCTTTACCTTTGAGCCCCATCCGATTAAAGTGCTTTTTCCCGATCGTCCCCTGGAATTGCTAAGCTCTCAGGAAGAGAAGTTGGGCTTGATTGAAAACCGCGGGATTGAGAGGATATACGTCATTGATTTTACAAAAGAATTCTCCAATCAGTCACCCCGGGAATTTGTGAAGACCTTTCTGGTCGACGGTTTAAAAATCAGGGAGGTTTTTGTCGGTTCGAATTACGGGTTTGGAAAAGGACGCTCCGGGAACGTCGACTCTCTTCGTCAGTATGGCGAAGAATTCGGATTTACCGTTAACGTGGTGACGCCCGTCAGGCTCAACGGCCAGATTGTCAGTTCATCCCTGATTCGAAAATTACTTTTAGAAGGGAGCGTTGACGAGGTGGTCCCTTTTTTAGGGCGTCCCTACCTTCTGGAAGGGGAAGTCGTTGAAGGAGAAATGAGAGGAAGAACGCTCGGGTATCCAACGGCTAACCTCCTTCCCGGCGACAAGCTGATTCCGAAAGACGGGGTTTACGCTGTAACTGTCCAGGTGGGCCAAAACATTCTTCCCGGGATTGTTTATATTGGGACACAGCCTACCTTTCAAAAAAGTAAAAGACAAATCGAAGTTCATTTGTTTGATTATTCAAATAAATTGTATGGTGAACAGCTTAAAGTTTATTTTTACGGCAAAGTCAGGGGCGAAATAAAATTTCCGGACAAGGATTCCCTGGTTCGCCAGATTGAAAAAGACATTATGACCGCAAAGAACATTCTCAAATCAATCATGTGTTAA
- the tilS gene encoding tRNA lysidine(34) synthetase TilS: protein MLKRVRENLKNLGVNPGDLLVVAVSGGPDSVCLLHLLSEIGKSYPFKLHAGHLNHSLRGIEADEDAEFVRKFCDVLNIPSTIVKKDIASLAKSMRKSTQETARMARYQALREISRQNEGRWIVTAHHAGDQAETFLMRLIRGSGPRGLSAIPRIRDSVIRPFLNFTKDEILAYLRQHQLAFREDSSNKLPHYFRNQIRQELLPFLEKYNPNILHVLERESDILMEEDRALEAVVNQVLPQIVSFPEKGNAVVAIQPFLNQIPAIQRRILRQVLVQMRGGLLNIHYHHVQNLCHLAKKMGNGKSICLPGGIKAYKSYDRLVFLGQDSIQSGGPVGLSIPIPGHAVSSALKIKVKTSLFEAAPQNKPEKNKEFFDYSKITLPITLRNRLPGDFICPVRLRGKRKKLQDIFVDLKIPRVLRDTIPLIVTPGRVLWIVGMERDFPSQVSSKTNRVLQIEVESTDLA, encoded by the coding sequence GTGTTAAAAAGGGTTCGGGAAAATCTAAAAAACCTGGGAGTTAACCCGGGCGACCTTCTGGTTGTTGCCGTATCGGGAGGGCCAGACTCCGTCTGCCTGCTTCACCTCCTTTCTGAAATTGGAAAGAGCTACCCTTTTAAACTTCACGCAGGCCATCTCAACCATTCTTTAAGAGGGATCGAAGCGGATGAAGATGCGGAATTTGTCAGGAAATTTTGTGACGTTCTGAATATTCCTTCCACGATTGTGAAGAAAGATATCGCTTCACTGGCAAAATCAATGCGAAAATCCACCCAGGAAACCGCTCGAATGGCTCGATATCAGGCGCTCCGGGAAATTTCACGGCAAAACGAAGGCCGCTGGATCGTCACGGCGCATCATGCGGGTGACCAGGCCGAAACTTTTCTGATGAGATTGATCAGGGGTTCTGGACCCCGGGGCTTATCCGCAATACCAAGAATCCGGGATTCTGTGATTCGTCCTTTTCTTAATTTTACAAAAGACGAAATTCTGGCTTATCTTCGACAGCATCAACTCGCTTTTCGTGAAGACTCTTCAAATAAGCTTCCCCACTATTTTAGAAATCAAATTCGCCAGGAACTTCTCCCTTTTCTAGAAAAATATAATCCCAATATCCTTCACGTCCTGGAGCGCGAATCAGACATTTTGATGGAGGAAGACCGTGCCCTTGAAGCCGTGGTGAATCAGGTTCTGCCCCAGATCGTCTCTTTCCCTGAAAAAGGAAACGCTGTTGTAGCGATTCAACCTTTTTTAAACCAGATTCCGGCTATTCAACGAAGAATTTTGAGGCAGGTTCTCGTTCAAATGAGAGGCGGTTTACTGAATATCCATTATCATCATGTTCAAAACCTCTGCCATTTAGCTAAAAAAATGGGAAATGGAAAGTCAATTTGTCTTCCGGGCGGGATCAAAGCCTATAAAAGTTATGATCGGCTGGTCTTTTTGGGTCAAGATTCGATCCAATCCGGCGGTCCGGTTGGTTTGTCAATTCCAATTCCGGGTCATGCTGTTTCCTCAGCATTAAAGATTAAAGTGAAGACTTCCCTTTTCGAAGCGGCGCCGCAAAACAAGCCGGAAAAAAATAAAGAATTTTTTGATTATTCAAAAATCACACTTCCCATCACTTTGAGGAACCGCCTCCCTGGCGACTTCATCTGCCCTGTTAGACTCCGGGGGAAACGAAAAAAACTGCAGGATATCTTTGTCGACCTGAAAATTCCAAGGGTGTTAAGAGACACCATTCCCCTGATTGTAACTCCGGGAAGGGTTTTGTGGATTGTCGGAATGGAACGGGACTTTCCCTCTCAAGTCTCGTCAAAAACGAACAGGGTTTTGCAAATTGAAGTCGAATCAACGGATTTGGCTTGA
- the hemB gene encoding porphobilinogen synthase yields the protein MSFPNHRPRRLRNSEALRKLVRETHLEPDHLIFPMFVTFGKNVRTEILSMPGNYRFSVDRILSEIEEVQTLGISSIILFGIPEKKDELGSEAYNPRGIVQTAIKKIKDKFPHLIVMTDVCIDEYTSHGHCGIVKDGQIENDETLNLLAKMALTHAESGADLVAPSDMMDGRVGAIRKFLDQAGKTQIPIMAYSAKYASCFYGPFREAAQSSPQFGDRKTYQMDPPNSREALREVALDIEEGADIIMVKPAMPYLDIVSKIRSGFDVPVAAYQVSGEYSMIKAAAKLGWLDEKSAIMETLISIKRAGADMILTYFAKEAARILNR from the coding sequence ATGTCCTTCCCGAACCATCGTCCCAGGCGTTTAAGAAATAGCGAAGCGTTGAGAAAATTAGTGCGGGAAACCCACCTGGAGCCCGATCACCTGATCTTTCCCATGTTTGTAACCTTTGGAAAAAATGTCCGGACCGAAATTTTATCTATGCCCGGGAATTACCGGTTTTCAGTGGACCGGATTCTTTCGGAAATAGAGGAAGTGCAAACTTTGGGAATCTCCTCGATTATTTTATTTGGCATTCCGGAAAAAAAAGATGAACTCGGGAGCGAGGCCTATAATCCCCGTGGAATTGTTCAAACCGCGATAAAAAAGATAAAAGATAAATTCCCTCACCTGATCGTTATGACCGATGTGTGTATCGATGAATACACGTCGCACGGACACTGCGGAATCGTGAAAGATGGTCAGATCGAAAATGATGAAACCTTAAACCTCCTTGCCAAAATGGCCTTGACCCATGCGGAATCCGGAGCCGATCTGGTTGCGCCATCCGATATGATGGATGGGAGAGTCGGGGCCATCAGGAAATTTTTGGACCAGGCCGGAAAAACGCAAATACCGATCATGGCCTATTCGGCAAAATATGCCTCCTGTTTTTACGGGCCTTTCCGTGAAGCGGCGCAATCTTCTCCGCAATTCGGCGACCGGAAAACCTATCAGATGGATCCTCCAAACAGCCGGGAGGCTCTCCGTGAAGTTGCGCTCGATATTGAAGAAGGGGCTGATATCATCATGGTGAAACCCGCCATGCCCTATCTCGACATCGTCTCCAAAATCAGGTCAGGTTTCGACGTTCCTGTTGCCGCCTATCAGGTCAGCGGAGAATATTCGATGATTAAAGCCGCGGCAAAGCTCGGGTGGCTGGATGAAAAATCGGCAATCATGGAGACTCTCATTTCGATTAAAAGAGCCGGAGCCGATATGATTCTCACCTATTTCGCGAAAGAGGCCGCCCGGATTCTCAATCGATGA